From the genome of Azospirillum baldaniorum:
GCTCCCGGCGTTCAGGAATTCCAACGCCTTGTTGGAACCGAGGCTGAGCACCCAGCGCACGGCGATCCCGTCCTTCTTCAGATCCTCCTCCAGCCAGCCCTTTTCCTTCAGCACGAGGCTGACCGGGTTGTAGTAGGCGTAGTCGAGGCGGATCTCCGTCACCCTGTCGGCGGCGCGGGCGGCGCCCGGCAGAAGGCTGGACAGGGCGGCGGCGAACAGGGCGCCGAGCACGGCGCGACGCGGGAACAGGCTCGTCACGGTCGAAATTCTCCCCAGGGATTTGATGTTGTTGTGAGAGGTTTGCTCAGGGTCCGACGGGCCGGTCGCCCAGCACGGTGGCGCGGTGCATCAGGCGGCTGTGCGGCAGATAGTCGTTCACCGCGTAATGCTGGGTGGAGCGGTTGTCCCACAGCACGAGGTCGTCGGCCTTCCACCGCCAGCGCACGGTGAATTCCGGGCGGCTGATGTGGTCGAACAGCAGGTCGAGGATGGCCGCGCTCTCGCGGTCGCTCAGCCCGACGATGCGCGCGGTGAAGTTTTCGTTCACGAACAGCGCCTTGGCGCCGCTCACCGGATGGACGCGGACCACCGGGTGGGTCACCGGCGGGTGGCGGTCGCGGGCCGCGCGCCAGCGGGCGTGCGTCTCCGGATCGCCGCTGTGCCGCCATTCGGGAAAGGATTTGGTGAAGTCGTGCAGCGCGGTCAGCGGGTCGAGCAGGCGGCGCAGCGGTTCCGACAGGCCGTTGTAGGCGGCGATGTTGCTGGCCCACACGGTGTCGCCGCCGTTGGGCGGGATTCGCTTGCCCGACAGCGCCACGATGGCCGGCGGCGTCTCGATGCAGGTCACGTCGGTGTGCCAGACGTCGTTGTCCGTCACGTTGTGCGGCCCGGTGTCGAGCACCATGATCTCCGGCTGCTCGGGCACGTTGGGATAGACGGGGTGGACGTGCAGGCTGCCGAAGCGGGCGGCGAAGGCGCGCTGCGCCGCGGGCGTCAGGGGCTGGTTCTCGAAGAACAGCACCTGATGGGTGACCAGAGCGCGCTCCAGCGCGGCTGCCTCCGCGTCGCTCAGCGGATGGGTGAGGTCCAGCCCCTCCACCCGCGCGCCGATGGCCGGGCTGACGGGTGTGATGGACAGGCTGGGCAGAGACATGTCGGGCATGGCGGTTCCCCGGATGGCAAAGATGGGAGAGGAGGAATCAGGCGTCGGGCGGCACCGGCTCCACCGCCGGCAGGCGGGCCAGCGCCTTCAGCGTGTCCTCAGCGACCCCGAAATTGCGGACGTAGGAGGTGGCGGCGTTGCGGTGGGGCTGGAAATCCCAGGGCGTGTGGTGCCCGGTCAGCAGCACCTTGTGGACGAACAGCCGCCGGTTCTGGCTCTCGATCACCGCCCGGCGCAGAGCCGGCGCGTTCCAGCGCCGGGCGACGGATGCGGACAGATCGGCCTCGATGGCGGCGAGATCGCGCGCGCCGGCGCGGTTGACCAGCTCCTTCGGGTCGGCCTCCAGATCGTAGAGCTGCGGCGGGTCGCCGTCGCAGGCGATGTATTTGTAGCGGCCGCGCCGCACCATGAAGGCGGGGTTCAGCGTCCCTTCCCCCAGATACTCCGCGAAGATGGTGCGGCCGGCGCCGCGCGCCGAACCGGCCAGCAGGGGCAGCAGGCTTTCGCCGTCGAACGGGTCGACCGGCAGCGGCGCCCGGCCGTCGAGCAGGTCGAGGATGGTGGGGAACAGATCGACGTGCGACACCGGGGCCGACACCCGGCGCGCCGCCCAGCGTCCCGGAGCGTGCACCAGCAGCGGCACGCGGGACGACCATTCGAAGAAGGTCATCTTGTACCACATGCCCCGCTCGCCCAGCATCTCGCCATGGTCGCCGGTGAAGACGATGATGGTGTCTTCGGCCAGCCCGGCCCGCTCCAGCGCGGTCAGCAGGCGCCCAACCAGCTCGTCCACATAGCTGATGGAGCCGTAATAGGCGTGGCGGGCGGTGCGCACCCGCTCCTCCGTCAGGTCGTAGCGGTGCAGCCCGTCCATGTAGTGGAGCCGCCGGCTGTGCGGATCGAGCCGCTCCGGGGGGATGGGCGGCACCGAGGGCAGGTCGATCGCCGCGTGATCGTAGAGGTCCCAGTGCTCCGGCAGGCAGTTGAAGGGGTCGTGCGGGTGGGTGAAGGACACCGCCAGGAGGAAGGGCGCCTCGTCCGCCGTGCGGCCGTAATCGTAGATCTTCTGCACCGCCTGATGCGCAGTCTCCTCGTCGAAGTCGATCTGCAGGCTGCGGTGGCAGGGGCCGGCCTCGACCACGCTCGCCATGTGATGAGACCAGTCGTAGGCCAGCGCCCCGTTCCCCCAATCGGGCGTCCAGCCGAAATCGGCGGGATAGACGTCGGTGGTCAGCCGCTCCTCGAAGCCGTGGAGTTGGTCGGCGCCGACAAAATGCATCTTGCCCGACAGGCAGGTGCGGTAGCCGGCGGCGCGGGCGTAATGCACGAAGGTCGGCACGGAGGAGGCGAACTCCGCCGCGTTGTCGAAGGCGCCGATGGCCGAGGGCAGCCGCCCCGACAGCAGCGCGAAGCGCGACGGCGCGCAGAGCGGGTAGTTGCAGTAGGCGTTGTCGAACACGACGCCTTCCGCGGCCAACCGCGACAGGTTCGGCGTCTTGACCACCGGATGACCGTGGAAGGGCAGGGCGGGGGCCGCCATCTGGTCGGCCATGATGAACAGGATGTTGGGGGGCCGCGACACGGCGAAAGCACTCCGGTTCGGGAAAGCGTCAGGTCTTGCCCTTCCAGGGCACCAGCCAGGATTCCAGCAGGCGCATCCCGTAGGAGAAGGCGAAGGCCCAGGCGGCGATGATGCCGATGCCGACGAACACCACGTCGGTGGCCAGGAAATGCGAGGCGGACATGATCATGAAGCCGATGCCGCGCGTCGCCGCGATCAGCTCCGCGGCGACCAGCGTGCTCCAGCCGACGCCGATGGCGATGCGCAGGCCGGTCAGGATCTCCGGCAGGGCGCTGGGCAGCACGATGGCGCGGAAGAGCTGCCAGCGCGTGGCCCCCAGCGACAGCGCAGCGTTCACCCGCTCGATGGGCAGCGACCGCACGCCGGCCTGCGCCGACAGGCAGATCGGTGCGAACATCGCCAGCGTCAGCAGGGCGATCTTTGACACTTCCCCGATGCCCAGCCAGATGATCATCAGCGGCAGATAGGCCAGCGGCGGCAGCGGCCAGTAGAACTCGATGGGCGTGTCGAGGATGCCCTTGGCCCAGCGGTTCAGCCCCATCGCCAGCCCCAGCGGAATGCCCAGCGACGCCGCGATCAGTGCCGCGGCGAGAATGCGCAGCAGGCTGGCCGACACATGCTCCCCAAGCGTGGCGCCGGCGTAGCCGTCCTCCAGGATGGCGAGGAACTGGGCGACCACCTCCCCCGGTGCCGGCAGGAACAGCGGCGTCACCAGCCGGTAATGCGACACCAGAAACCATGCGGCGATCAACAGGAGGCCGGTGACCGCGCTGATCGGACCGGTCCGCGCGCCGTCCAGCCCGAAAGGCCGCAGGGCGACGGTCCGGGGCCGGGCGGCGGGGACCGCGAGGGGTTCGGTGGTCGTGCGGGCGGCGTCGGTCATTGCAGCGTCTCCCCGCGGTGGACCGTCGCGTGATGCGGACGGTGAACGAGATCGCGGATGCGGTTGTGCAGGTCCCCGAACTCCGGGTCGGACAGGATGGCGCGCACGTCCCGCTCGGCGGCGAAGCGCCGGACGAAATCCAGATCGAAGCGGGCGACGATCCGGCCGGGGCGCGGCGACATCACCACCACCGTCGTGCCGAGGAACAGCGCCTCCTCGATGGAGTGGGTGATGAAGAAGATGCGCTTGCCGGTGCGCGCCCAGACGTCGACCAGCAGCTCCTGCATCTGCTCCCGGGTCAGGCTGTCGAGCGCGCCAAACGGCTCGTCCATCAGCAGGATCTTCGGGTCGGTGGCCAGCGCGCGGGCGATGCCGACGCGCTGGCGCATGCCGCCGGACAGCTCGTGTGGGGCGGCCTTGGCGAAGCCCTCCAGCCCGACGAGGCGCAGCAGCTCAGCGGCACGGTCCCGCCGCTCCCGCACTGGAAGACCGGCGAAATCCAGGCCGAGCGCCACATTGTCCAGCACGCTCTTCCAGGGCAGCAGCGTGTCCTTCTGGAACACCACGCCGCGGTCGGCGCCGGGGCGCTCCACCGGCTGCCCGTCCAGCGTGATGCTGCCGTCCGACAGGGGAAGGAAGCCGGCGATGGCGTTCAGCAGCGTGGACTTGCCGCAGCCCGACGCGCCGAGCGCGACGACGATGCTGTTGGCGTCGATGTCCAGCGATGCGCGGTCCAGCGCGTGGATCGCCCCGCCGTCACGGCCTGGAAAGAACACGCTGGCGTTCTGCACCCGGAGCATGGCGCACCTCCCGTCCGGTTGCGGTTCAGGGCAGAGCCTTGACGTAATCCGCCGTGACGAAGCCGCCGTAGCTGGGCAGCACGGTGCTGACCTTCTTCTGCTCCTTCAGGAATTCAGCGGTTTCCTTCAGGATGCGGGCGGTGCCGCTGCTCTCGCCGCCGTCCAGCCAGTCCTTGCTGGCCTGCTGCTTGGCCGGGATCAGCGACAGGTTGTTCAGCGCCGCCGCCTGATCGGGCGGCGTGCCGCCGAGAAGCCCGGCCAGCGTCTTGGCGTTCGGTGATTCCGGCCCCCAGGCGGCCTTGTCGTCGCGGAAGGAGACGCTGTAGCGCTCCACCACCCCGGCGAAGCTCTTCAGGAAGGCCGGGTTCTCCTTGGCGAAGGCGGCGGTGGCGACCCAGGCGGTGAAGGTCGGGGCGCCGCGGTCGGCGACCTGCCGGGAGGTTAGCAGAACCTTGCCGGTCTTCTTCAACTCGGTCAGCGCCGGGTCCCAGACGAAGGCACCGTCCAGGTCGCCGCGGTTCCAGGCCGCGACGATGTCGGGCTGCGGAATGGCGAAGACCTGGGCGTCGCGCTCGCTCAGCTTTTCCTGCTTCAGCACGGCGAGGAGCTGGTAATGGTCGGTCGAGACCGGGGCGGCGGCCAGCTTCTTGCCCTTCAGGTCGGCGGGCGTCTCGATTCCGGAGCCGTTGCGGACCACCAGCGCCTCGTCGGTGCCGGAAGCGCTGGCGAGGTAGAAGGCCTTCACGTCCAGGCCGCGGCTGACCGCGGCGGCGAAGGGGCTTGAGCCGACATAGCCGACCTGGACGTCGCCCGACGCGATGGCGGCGAAGATGTCGGCGCCCGAATTGAACTTGCGGAAATCGATCTCGGCGCCGGTCGCCTTGGCGAAGTCCCCGTTGGCGATGGCCACCGACGACGGCAGCGCGTCGGTCTGGTAGGCGACGACGACCTTGCCGGCGGCTTCGGCGGAGACCGGCGCCAGGGTGGCCAGCGCGAGCAGGGCGATGGAAGGCAGGAACTGCTTCATGGTGGCTTATCTCCCCCGTCTTCACCCGGCGGCGCGGTCGTCCGCCGGTGAGGAAACTCTACATATCAAGAAGGGAAATAATCAACATCCAAGCTCATAGATGTGTATTATTTTTCAATAAGCAACAAATATAACTTGTCAAATTTAATCGGGATGACGCGACGCCGATTTCCCTTCAGGACGGAAGGCGGCGTCAACCCGCGCGGTACACGCCTTCGGACACGAAGGCGGTCAGCGGACGGCGACCGTTCGGGGTTTCCTGCAGTTGGAATTCCTCAGCCAGCGCATCGACCGGCCCCTGACGCCCAACGGCGATGAGGATGTCCACGGCGATCCCCTCCGGCACGCCGAGCACGTTGCCTGCCGCGGCACGGTCGAATCCACCGATGGCGCGGGTGTGCCAACCGGCCAGGAACAGTTGGTGCGCGAGGTTGGCCCATGCCGCTCCGGTGTCGAAGGAATGGGTGTGGTTCGGCGATCCGTCGTCGTAGGTCGTCTTGGAGAGAACCGCGATCAGGGCCGACGCCTTGTCCGCCCACAGCCGGTTTCGTTCGTTCAGCAGGCCGAAGACGGCCGCCCACGACGAGGACTGGCGTTTGCTGTGGATGAAGCGCCAGGGCTGGGCGTTGCGGGCGGATGGCGCCCAGCGCGCCGCCTCGAAACCCTGCTCCAGAATGGTGTCGGGGATTTCCTCCCCGGTGTAGGCCCGTGGCGACCAGCGGTTCACGAACAACGGATCGATGTCGTGGTCGGGACGGCGGTGTTCACGGACGGGCATGGGTCTCTTCTCCGGCGGAACGGCGACGGTGCACGGATGGGAAAATCGGATTTCCCGGTTTCCCAAACCGTGACCGACAGCCACACAAATTTTTCGTTCTTCCCAAGTCGGGCAAACCGGGGCTCCTCTCAGAACGCCCTGTCCTCGCCGAAGGTGACCCGGTGGAGCAGGCGGTACTCGGTGTAGTCGGTCACCGCGTAATGAACGGTGGCGCGGTTGTCCCAGATCGCCACGTCGCCGTTCCGCCAGCGCCAGCGCGCCTGGGCTTCGGGCTTCTCGAACAGCCCGAACAGGAAGGTCAGCAGCGCGTCGCTCTGCTGGCGCGACAGACCGCGGATGCGCAGGGTGAAGTTCGGGCTGACATAGACCAGCTTGCGGCCCGTGACCGGATGGGTCTGGACGACCTTGTGCACCACCGGCAGATGCTCGGCGCGGGCCTGACGGTACAGGTCTTCCCCGTTGGGCTGGGTGCGGAACCACTCGGGCCAGCCGCTGTGCTCGATGCTGTGCACCGCCTCCAGCGTTTCCAGATAGGCCCGCAAGGCCGGGTCGAGGCGGTCGTAGACGTAGGTTCCGCTGGCCCAGGCGGTGTCGCCGCCGACGGACGGCACGTCGCGCGCGTGCAGGACCGTGCCGGTGGGCGGGTTGGCGGAAAATGTAATATCGGCATGCCATTGATCGGTGCCGTACCCCGGCTGCCCCGGCGTGAACTCGATCAGTTCGACGAGCCGGTTCGAGTCGTGGCGCTTGAAATAGGCTTTGGCCTTGTCGGGATCGCCGAAAATCCGGGCGACATCGACCTGCTGCTCCGGGGTCAGCGTCTGGCCGCGGAAGAACAGCACGCCATACTCGGCCAGCGCCCGGCGCAGGTCGGCACGGACCTCCTCGCCGGTGGTCTCCCCGAGGTCGATTCCGTCAACCACGGCACCGATGAAGGGGTTGTAGGGCGTCAGCGTGAAGCGGCGGAAGCCGTCGGCATGAGGGGTCTTCGTCGTCATCGGATCGTCCTTCGGCCAAGGCAGCGGAGCGGAGCGCCCGCTCGGATAAGGCTACTTATCAGCTAGGCAAATCAGGCCATGATCGTTGATATGGATCAATCGACAAAACTGATTTCGCGTTTTTGTAAAAAATTACACTTTGCAATCGCCCATAACGCGAGGGCGTATTGACATTCGAACGTGTTAAATGAAATACGGACATCCACATTCCTAATAGGGAAATGGGCCGATCCGGGAACCGGCAACGCACAGCCAAGCCAGTGCCCCTGAATCCCATACCTCCGATCCCAAAAACCCCAGCATGAAGCGAGGTATCGACCATGGCCGTTTCCAGATTTGTCGCCTTGGCCGTCGCGGCCGCCATCGGCCTCGGGCTGGCCGGAACCGCCACCACCTCAGCCGCCGCCGACGATTTGCGCATCGCCGCGCAGCCCTTTCCCCTCTATGCGCCCCTGTTCGTCGCCAAGCAGAAGAAGTGGCTGGACGAGGAGCTGGCCAAGGTGGCGCCGAACGCCGCCGTCAAATGGTCGCTCTTCCCCGCTGGTCCGCCGATCAACGAATCCTTCGCCGCCGGCCAGCAGGATGTTGGCTTCGTCGGCGACACCCCGGCGTTGGTCGGCAAGGCGGCGGGGCTGGACACCAGCGCCATCGCCCTGACCTCGGATGGCCCGAAGAGCCTGGCGGTCGTCGTCGGCGGCGACTCCCCCATCGCCTCGCCCAAGGAGCTGAAGGGCAGGAAGGTGGCGGTGACCAAGGGGTCCTATGCCCACCATCTGCTGGCGCTTGTGCTTGAGCAGGGCGGCCTGACGCTCAACGACGTCGAGCTGATCAACCTGCCGGTGGCGGAGATCCCGCCGGCCATCGTCGCCGGCACCATCGACGCCGGAGCGGTGTGGGAGCCGATCCTGACCCGCTTCGAATCGCAGAAGGCGGTCCGCGTGCTGGCCGACGGCACCGGCATCAAGAAGGGCCTGCTGCTGATCGTCGCCGACAACGGCTTCCTCAAGAACCGGCCCGAGCAGGCGAAGGCGCTGCTGACGGCGTACAAGCGCGCCTCTGAGTTCATCACCGCCAATCCCAAGGAGGCCGCCGAACTCATCAGCAGCGACGTCAATCTGGCGCCCGACCTGCTGGTTCAGGTTCTGCAGCGGATGAACTACGACCCGGCCATCCACGACGACGACGTGGCCGAGGTCAAGAAGACCGAACAATTCATGCGTGCCCACGGCCTGATCAAGACGGCGGTGGACGTGGACGCCTTCTTCAACCGCAAGCCGGCGGACGAGGCGGGGCTGAAATGAGCGCCGGACTGGCTTCCGATGCGCGCTCCGCGCAGCGGGCCGGGCTGACGGCGGGGGCGAAAACGGGAGCTCTGCGCTCCCGCCTGGGCGCGCTGGCCGGCGTCCTGCCGGGCGTCCTGGGGCGGGCGGCGCTGTATGTGGCGCTTCCCGTGGCGCTGCTGGCGGCGTGGCAGGCGGCGTTCGCGCTGGGCTACATCCGCCCCATCCTGCTGCCGCCGCCGACCAGGGTGGGCAAGGCCTTCGTCGATCTGGCGGCCAGCGGCGACCTGTTCCGCCACCTGGGCGTCAGCCTGCTGCGCGTTCTGGAGGGGTTCGCCATCGCCGCGCTGGTCGGCCTGCCGCTGGGCATCGGAATCGGCCTGTCGCGGACGCTGGACCGGCTGACCGACCTGATCATCCAATTGACCAAGCCCATCCCGCCCATCGCCTGGATTCCGCTGGCCATCCTGTGGTTCGGCATCGGCGAGGCGGGGAAGGTCTACATCATCTTCCTCGGCGCCATCTTCCCCATCCTCGTCAACACCATCGACGGCAACCGCCAGACCGACCACCGCCATGTCGAGCTGGCGCGCGTGCTGGAGGTGACGCGCCGCCGCTTCATTCTCCAGGTCGTCCTGCCGGGGGCGCTGCCGAACATCATGACCGGCCTGCGCGTCGGGCTGATGGTGGCCTGGATCTGCGTGGTCGCCGCCGAGCTGATCGCCGCCTCGTCGGGCCTCGGCTACCTCATCATGGACGCCCGGCAGATGAGCCAGACCGATCAGGTTCTGGTGGGCATGATCACCATCGGTGCCATGGGCAAGCTGCTCGACGTCGTGCTGCGCGCCGCCGAACGCCGCCTGATCACCTGGAAAACCACCTTCTCGGGGAGCTGACCGCCATGGTTGCTACCGCTGCCCGCATGGCGGGCACCGACCGGGCCGCTGAACGGGCCGCCGACCGCGCCGCCAGCCTGCGCATCGGCCCGCTGTCCAAGACCTTCACGCTGAAGACCGGCCCGCTCAGGACCGAAGCGGTCCAGGCGCTCAGCGACATCCGGCTCGACGTTCCGGGCGGGAGCTTCGTCAGCATCGTCGGCAGTTCCGGCTGCGGCAAGAGCACGCTTCTGCGCATCATCGCCGGGCTGGAGACCAGCTATGACGGGTCCGTCACGCTCGACGGGCGGCCCATCGGCGGTCCCGGCCTCGACCGCGGGGTGATCTTCCAGGAGCACCGCTTGCTGCCCTGGCTGACGGTCGAGCAGAACATCGCCTTCGGACTGAAGAACCTGCCCAAGGCGGCGGTCGCCCGGCGGGTGCGGGAGCATCTGGAACTGGTCGGGCTGGAGGGCTTCGCCAAGGCCCACCCGCACCAGCTCTCGGGCGGCATGGCCCAGCGCGTGGCCATTGCCCGCGCGCTCGTCAACCAGCCGCGGGTGCTGCTGCTGGACGAGCCGTTCGGCGCGCTGGACGCCCTGACCCGGATCCAGATGCAGCAGGAGATCCTGCGCATCTGGGAGGCGCAGCGCACCACCATGATCCTGGTCACCCACGACATCGACGAGGCCGTCTACCTCGGCGACGAGGTGGTGGTCATGTCGTCGCGCCCCGGCACCATCCGCAAGAGGCTCCCGGTCCGGCTGCCGCGCCCGCGCGACCGGTCGAGCCCCGACTTCATCGCTTTGCGCAAGGAAATCCACCGCGAGTTCTTTACCGCGGCGGAGCTTCCGTTCGCCTACGAAATCTAATGGCGAAATTTGAGGGGACCATCATGAGCTTCTACCGCGACTTCCACGACAAGACGGCCATCGCCGACTGGAGCCGCCGCGAGCGCCCAAGCTACGACAGCATCGCGGTGCGCCCGCTGTCGCCCATCCTGGGGGCCGAGGTCGAGGGCGTGGACCTGTCCAGGCCGCTGAGCGACGCGCAGTTGGCCGACATCCGCAAGGCCATCGCCGACCATCTGGTGCTGGTGTTCCGCGACCAGGAGATCACCGCGGAGGACCACAAGCGCTTCGCCCGCCATTTCGGCACGCTGCACCGCCATGTGCTGGGGGGCGCGCGGCAATTGTCGTCGAACGACCACGATCCGGAGATTCTGGCTTGGCGCACCGGACCCGAAGCCCGCTACACCGCCGGCGACGCGTGGCATTCCGACGTGACCTGCGATCCCGAACCCATCTGGGGCTCCTTCCTGCGAGTCACCAAACAGCCGGAGATTGGTGGCGACACCGCCTTCGCCAACATGTATCTCGCCTATGATTCGCTGTCGGAGAAGGTCAAGGCGCTGCTCGACGGCCTGACCGCCGTCCATGACGGGGGCAAGGCCTGGACGGCGGGCTATGGCGCAACGCCGCAGCCGGGCCAGACCTTTCCGTCCACCGAGCATCCGGTGGTGGCGCGCCATCATCTGACCGGGCGCAAGTACCTGTTCGTCAACGAGGCCTTCACCAGCCACATCGTCCAACTCACCCGCAGCGAGAGCGACGCCATCCTGGGCCTGCTGTTCCGCCACATCGAAAAGAACCTGGCCTTCCAGACGCGCATCCACTGGCGCCCCAACTCCCTGGTCTTCTGGGACAACTGGGCCACCCAGCACCACGCCGTCTGGGACTACTACCCGCATGAACGGTGGGGCGAGCGCGCCTCGGCCTTCATCGGCTCGGCACCGCAGCCCTGACTTCCCTGACTCCAGGGGCGCGCCCGTACCGCCCGCCGGTCATTCCGCGAACACGCGCTCGCGGCTCCGGCGGACGGTGGGGAGGATGATGGCGGCCAGCAGCACGCCGGTGAGAACCAGCAGCGCGAGGCTGATCGGCTCGCGCAGGAAGACGGTCGGATCGCCGCGCGACAGGATCATGGCGCGCCGCAGATTCTCCTCCATCATCGGCCCCAGCACGAAACCCAGGAGCAGCGGCGCCGGCTCGAAGCGCAGGGCCTGCAGGACCCAGCCGAGAAGCCCGAAGACGGCCGTCGTCACGAGGTCGAACGCGCTGTTCGACACGCCGTAGACGCCGACGCAGCTGACCAGCACGATGGTCGGGTAGAGGAAGCGGTAGGGCACGCGCAGCAGCCGCACCCACAGCCCGACCAGCGGCAGGTTCAGCACGATCAGCATGGCGTTGCCGATCCACATGCTGGCGACCACGCCCCAGAACAGGTCCGGCTCGGCCTGCATGATGCGGGGGCCGGGGGTGATGCCGTGCAGCATCAGCGCGCCGATCATCAGCGCCATGACCGCGTTGGACGGCAGCCCGAGGGTGAGCAGCGGAATGAAGGAGGTCTGCGCCGCCGCGTTGTTGGCCGATTCCGGCCCCGCCACCCCCTCGATGGCGCCGCGCCCGAAGCGCGAGGGGTCGCGCGCCAGCTTCTTTTCCACGGTGTAGGAGGCGAAGGCGGCCAGCGCCGCGCCGCCGCCGGGCAGCAGCCCCAGCGCCGATCCGATCACCGATCCCCGCGCGATGGCGCCGGAGGAATCGCGCAGATCCTGCCGGCTCGGCATCAGCGAGCCGTGCGGGATGACCTGCCCGCCGTCGCGCTCCTGCCCGATCAGGATGCGGATGATCTCGCCGATGCCGAAGACGCCCAGAGCCACCGGGACGAAGCCGATGCCGTCGGCCAGGGCCTGGATGCCGAAGGTCAGGCGCTGCTCCCCGCTGTTGACGTCGGTTCCGACGAGGCCGAAGAGCAGCCCGAGGACGATCATCGCCAGCGCCTTGACGAAGGACCCCTGCGCCAGAACGATGGCCCCGACCAGCCCGAGGACCATCAGCGAGAAATAGTCGGCCGGACCGAAGCGGATGGCGACGCCGGCCAGGACCGGCGCGAAGAAGGCGACGATCCCGGTCGACAGCGTGCCCGCGATGAAGGAGCCGATGGCGGCGACCGCCAGGGCCGGACCGCCGCGCCCCTGGCGCGCCATGGCATGCCCGTCGATGCAGGTCACCACCGACGAGGTCTCTCCCGGCATGTTGAGCAGGATCGACGTGGTCGATCCGCCATACTGGGCGCCGTAATAGATGCCGGCCAGCATGATCAGCGCGCCGGTCGGCTCGAGCGAGAAGGTGAAGGGCAGCAGGAGCGCGATGGTCAGCAGCGGCCCCACCCCGGGCAGGACGCCCACGAAGGTGCCGAGCAGCGCCCCGGCGAAGCAATACAGCAGGTTGGCGGGAGAGGCCGCGATCGACAGCCCGTGCGCGATCCCCCGAGCGAATCCATCATGACGCCGGTCGATCCTCTCTCATTGCAGCGTCGGCCAGATCTTCAGCGGCATGCCGAGAATCCCGACGAACAGGGCCGGCACCGCGAC
Proteins encoded in this window:
- a CDS encoding ABC transporter permease → MSAGLASDARSAQRAGLTAGAKTGALRSRLGALAGVLPGVLGRAALYVALPVALLAAWQAAFALGYIRPILLPPPTRVGKAFVDLAASGDLFRHLGVSLLRVLEGFAIAALVGLPLGIGIGLSRTLDRLTDLIIQLTKPIPPIAWIPLAILWFGIGEAGKVYIIFLGAIFPILVNTIDGNRQTDHRHVELARVLEVTRRRFILQVVLPGALPNIMTGLRVGLMVAWICVVAAELIAASSGLGYLIMDARQMSQTDQVLVGMITIGAMGKLLDVVLRAAERRLITWKTTFSGS
- a CDS encoding ABC transporter ATP-binding protein; translated protein: MAGTDRAAERAADRAASLRIGPLSKTFTLKTGPLRTEAVQALSDIRLDVPGGSFVSIVGSSGCGKSTLLRIIAGLETSYDGSVTLDGRPIGGPGLDRGVIFQEHRLLPWLTVEQNIAFGLKNLPKAAVARRVREHLELVGLEGFAKAHPHQLSGGMAQRVAIARALVNQPRVLLLDEPFGALDALTRIQMQQEILRIWEAQRTTMILVTHDIDEAVYLGDEVVVMSSRPGTIRKRLPVRLPRPRDRSSPDFIALRKEIHREFFTAAELPFAYEI
- a CDS encoding TauD/TfdA dioxygenase family protein translates to MSFYRDFHDKTAIADWSRRERPSYDSIAVRPLSPILGAEVEGVDLSRPLSDAQLADIRKAIADHLVLVFRDQEITAEDHKRFARHFGTLHRHVLGGARQLSSNDHDPEILAWRTGPEARYTAGDAWHSDVTCDPEPIWGSFLRVTKQPEIGGDTAFANMYLAYDSLSEKVKALLDGLTAVHDGGKAWTAGYGATPQPGQTFPSTEHPVVARHHLTGRKYLFVNEAFTSHIVQLTRSESDAILGLLFRHIEKNLAFQTRIHWRPNSLVFWDNWATQHHAVWDYYPHERWGERASAFIGSAPQP
- a CDS encoding tripartite tricarboxylate transporter permease; this translates as MAHGLSIAASPANLLYCFAGALLGTFVGVLPGVGPLLTIALLLPFTFSLEPTGALIMLAGIYYGAQYGGSTTSILLNMPGETSSVVTCIDGHAMARQGRGGPALAVAAIGSFIAGTLSTGIVAFFAPVLAGVAIRFGPADYFSLMVLGLVGAIVLAQGSFVKALAMIVLGLLFGLVGTDVNSGEQRLTFGIQALADGIGFVPVALGVFGIGEIIRILIGQERDGGQVIPHGSLMPSRQDLRDSSGAIARGSVIGSALGLLPGGGAALAAFASYTVEKKLARDPSRFGRGAIEGVAGPESANNAAAQTSFIPLLTLGLPSNAVMALMIGALMLHGITPGPRIMQAEPDLFWGVVASMWIGNAMLIVLNLPLVGLWVRLLRVPYRFLYPTIVLVSCVGVYGVSNSAFDLVTTAVFGLLGWVLQALRFEPAPLLLGFVLGPMMEENLRRAMILSRGDPTVFLREPISLALLVLTGVLLAAIILPTVRRSRERVFAE